One Trichormus variabilis 0441 genomic window, TTCATAAAACACCTCGGCTGCACTTTGTCCAGAACCGATGACTGTAATTGATTTTGCTTGGCGACAACTGACTTTTTGAGGGATAAATTGGGACGAGTGAAAAATATTTTCTGAGACTACATCACGGAAACAAAGCGGTATGTAAGGGACAGTACCCACACCTAAAACCAAATTGCGACAACGGTAGATAAAGTTAATACCAGAAACTATAAATTCCTGCGCTTTTTCATCCCAATCAATACTTTTAACTTGTTCGCCAAAGTAACAATTAGGTAATTGTTTGGCTACCCATCGACAGTAATCATTGTATTCTCGTCTGGGAATATGAAATTCTTCCCAAAAGTAAAAATTATAGAGACGTGATTTAGCTTTTAGGTAACTAAGAAAGCTGAATTTACTGCTAGGTTCAGCCATTGTCACCAAATCTGCTAAAAATGGTACTTGAATTGTCGTCCCTTCCAGTAATAACCCTGGATGCCATTGAAATTCAGGCTTTTGTTCCAGAAATAAAGACTTAATTTCTGTCACAGGTTCTAGCAGTGCAGCCAAACCTAAATTAAAAGGCCCAAGACCAATACCAATCAAGTCATAAACACAATTTATCATGCTTTCCATCTCTCAAAAAATAACTGGCGATCGCAAAACATCAAAGCCCCAAATTTATCCGGCAATTCAATCTCCTTCTGAAACTCAAAACCACACTTTTCAAAAACATGAATCATTTTTTGATTACGAATATCTGGTTCGGCAATAATCTTTTGAGTTGCTGTATTTTCAAATTGAAAAAATACCATCGCCCGCAACAATGGCAAAGCATAACCTTTACCCAAAAATTTGGTTTCCCCAATTAACAAATGAATACCTTGATCTGTCGCCTCTGCTGAATAATGTCGAGCCACAATATCATCAATTGTCCAGTATGACTCCCAATAACTCATCGGTTCATCATCCAAACAACCAATATAAAGAGTTTGATGTTTATCCGCTAAAGCCTTTTGTAAATGCTCCCGCATCCGTTCCAAATCAAATCCTAAATTCCAAAAAGGAATCACATGAGGTTGATTCATCCACTCATGAATTAGATTTAAATCCTCCTCCAAAACCACCGGACGAAAAGCAATAGTTTTATTGATAGTAGAATCAAACCGTACATAACTGTAATTAATCGTACTAACCGACATAAACTTAAGCCTCAAATTCCTCTCATAAACTCTCTGCGTTACTTTGCGTAAACCCCTGCGCCCCTCTGCGTTTACATCAAAGGATTATCAACAGCAACATAGACAGACTGTGTAGAAACTGGCCCCACAAGTTCATCCAGATTATGAAACCGTGTAAGCAGATTAGCCTTACAAAGCAATTGTGACTGAGAAAGTAAATTATTCACTAAAGAATGTTCAGAATATTTGCCTAAGATGTTTCGCAACTCCCCTAAGAGTAATTTCTCATCTATCAATCCCGCTACACCAAAAGCATTAATTAGCCCGAATAAATTATTAAAGAACAAGTAGTAAGTAAGCCGTTCATCAATAACCTCATCATCACATATTGTTTCACTTTTTTGACTAATCCCCGGCAAAATATGATCTAACAATTGATGACAAGAACGACGGTAATAATAACCTTGATTGTCCCGATAAAAAAACCTCTCAGGATAGCCATCTTTTAACTGCACTACACTATTTTGTTGATGGGCTTCTAATCCTATACCGTAAGTGAAATATAACCAGAGAATTGGCTCTAAGTAAATCTGTAAATAACGGTTGCACCAATCCAAACTCACCGCCTCAGTCGAACGGTTTTCTTGTTGTGCTAGTTCCTCAATAATCCGTGCTAATCGTGAACCGTTACCCAAAATAGAGTCTTGACACAAAGCTACTACACAAGTTGCATCCGTCAGGGGATTATTTAAAAACGGATTTTCTCTCAGAATTGTTGAGAAACCATCAACAGCAACACCATCAATTTTTAAAGTGATATAAGCAGGATCAGTGATGATTTGGAAATCAGGAAAACGTTGATATAGTCGTTGCCCGATTTCACTAGTTAAAATTTGATGTACTTCTAAACTCCGTTCTAACTCCTTATATAAATTAGTGCGGACAGAGTTAGTAATTTTGATATTCAGCGACAATTTTAACATAAATGCCGCATCTGGATGATAGACAGTGCGAATTGAAGATGTAGGTTGATATGCTCGACCAACCAAACCTAAATCTTGCAATATTTCTTGCTTAATCAATTGTTGAATTTGTGGCTGTTGTAATAAGTAATTAGCTTGCCAAGGATGTATGGGTAACAAAGCATAATCATCTTCATCACAATAAGTATTTTTGAATTGATAATCAACATTTTCGTCAGCCAATAATTCTGATTTAATCAGTGTTGTTGCTGTCTGTGATAGCTGCGAACCTTCCAGTACCATCGACTGATGAACGCGGAAGTAATGCAGAGGAAAACTACCTTTTAATTCTGGCGAATAAATTGACAATTCATGGTCAGCAAAACCTTGCCGACTTTTAGGAGTGGGGTGTAAATGGTGTCCAAAAACTAAAGCTTGTTCAGATGCGATGAAATTACTGTTAAAAGTATAAAGTTTTTCTACATCTTGTTGCCGTTGCCGAACAAAATTTTCAACATGATTACAGCTTTGAATCACACGCAAAATCAGTTCATCTTGATGGCTATTGCTACCACCAGTCAAGGCTAATTCTTTAGTAATGAGCGTTGCTAGAGTCAGGTAATCAAGTTCAAGTAAATTACCTTGATCTACTTGATAATAAAGGGGAAAAGTAAATAAATGCCTGCCTGTCTGTGAATAATATCTTATACCAATTAATAGCCTGATATTTTGATGTGTTAACTGACAACAAAACAACGATTTTGTATTTGTATTTTGGAAAACTTCTAAAATATCAGCGTCTTTTGTCGCGGTGGTGATGATTTCACCCGTGTTGGTTTCGCGTAGATAGCAATTCAAAAAGCTGTGAATTGTTGCTTGTTCGGCAATTTCTTTGTCAGTGCGATGTTGCGCCAGCACTGAGATTGGTTTGGCAATTGTGTATGGTGTCATGTCTAGTGTATGGTTTGAGTGAAAGTTATTTAATGTTGGGGAGTGAGGAGAGTTGTTCGCTCTCCCTCTCTCCTATTTTTTTGCTCACGCAGAGACACAGAGAGAATGAGATTTTTGAGGTTAGAGGCTTAACCCTTCTTGACTCTCCTGTGGGTGAAATAAATGCTTCTCACCTATCGTTGTGATAGAGTTGAGGACTTCTTGAATATCCGCGATCGCCGTCTGAGGATTAAGTAAGGTAAACTTCAGATAGGTAAGTTGACCAATTTTGGTCTGTGCGATGACTGCAATACCTTGTTGCAGTAAGCTCATGCGAATGTGGCTATTGATTTGATTTGCCCAAGTTGTACTATCTAGGTGTGCTGGTGTTTCACTAGGAAGATAACGAAAAACGACAGCGTTAATGGTAGGATTGTTTGCCAACTCTAATGCAGGTTCAGCGTCAATTAAATTGGCGGTTTCCTTGGCTAGTTCAATTGTTGTATCAATCATGTCTGCAAATTGTCTCCTCCCCAGGGTGCGGAGAGAAACAAACAATTTGAGCGCATCGAATCGCTTGGTGGTTTGTATGGACTTAGTTACTAAGTCGGGAATGCTGGCTATTTCGTTGGTTTCAGGGTTGAGATAATCAGCGTGTAGCTTAATTAAATCAAAGTTTTGATGCTGTTTAACTAGAAAAGCACCGCAGCTAATTGGCTGGTAAAACAGTTTATGGAAATCGACTGTAATCGAGTCAGCCAATGCAATACCATCTAGTTTATCTCGATGGCGATCGCTCATCACCAACGCACCACCAAAAGCCGCATCCACATGAAACCACAATCCATACTTCTCAGCACAGGCGGCTAGTTCTGGTAATTTATCAATACTACCAAAATCCGTAGTTCCCGCAGTCGCAACTAACGCAATAGGTAACAAATCCTGTTGCTGCAATTGTTCTAACTTCTGTTCCACATCCGCAGCACAAAGCTGATAATCACTATCAGTCTCTACTGCTACTACAGCTTGTTGTCCCAAACCGAGTAAAGAAGCAGCTTGGCTAATGGTGAAATGAGCCACTTGAGAACAGAGAATCCGAAAACGTTGAGCTTCTGGTGGTAATCCTTGCTGCTGCACACACCAATTTAACTGACGATGTGCGTAAGCATCCCGCGCTAGCAGCAACCCCATAAAATTCGATTGCGTACCACCACTGGTAAATATACCATCAGCACCCGCATCATAACCAAAACTTGCACACAGCCAATTTACTACTTGCTGTTCCAAAACAGTAGCAGCCGGACTTTGATCCCAAGAATCCAGAGATTGATTAGTCCCACTAATCAACACCTCAGCCGCCACAGCAGGTAATAACGGTGGACAATGTAAATGAGCCATACAAGTAGGATGAGTCACCACCACCGAATGCTTGATAATCTTCTCACCCACCTCCGCCAAAACCTGACGCAAACCCACCCCCTCATCAGGACACACAGCGATATCTGCAATAGTCCTACTTAACTCCTGGGGACTCCTACCACTATAAGGCTTCCCCTGAGTAGCAAAACAATCAATTAACACCTCCCCAGCACAAGCGATCGCCTCCCGCAAACTCCCTCCTGCAACAAACAACTCATCAAACTTCTTTCTTTGCGTCTTAGCGCCACCCTGCGGGAACGGCAAAGCCGAACTGCGTGAAATAATTACCATTAAGATACCTGCGAAAGAACCGATAAAACCTGCTTCTCAGCCGCCTGAACCGCCGAAGCAAAAATCTCACAAATACTATCAATTTGCGCCGGAGTCACAATCAAAGGCGGTAAAAAGCGCACCACACTACCAAATCTACCCCCCAACTCCACAATCAAACCCCGCCGCAAACACTCAGCCTGGATACGACTAGCTAACTGCGGATGTGCAGGATACTTCCCACGGCGATCAG contains:
- a CDS encoding GNAT family N-acetyltransferase, whose amino-acid sequence is MSVSTINYSYVRFDSTINKTIAFRPVVLEEDLNLIHEWMNQPHVIPFWNLGFDLERMREHLQKALADKHQTLYIGCLDDEPMSYWESYWTIDDIVARHYSAEATDQGIHLLIGETKFLGKGYALPLLRAMVFFQFENTATQKIIAEPDIRNQKMIHVFEKCGFEFQKEIELPDKFGALMFCDRQLFFERWKA
- a CDS encoding IucA/IucC family protein, producing MTPYTIAKPISVLAQHRTDKEIAEQATIHSFLNCYLRETNTGEIITTATKDADILEVFQNTNTKSLFCCQLTHQNIRLLIGIRYYSQTGRHLFTFPLYYQVDQGNLLELDYLTLATLITKELALTGGSNSHQDELILRVIQSCNHVENFVRQRQQDVEKLYTFNSNFIASEQALVFGHHLHPTPKSRQGFADHELSIYSPELKGSFPLHYFRVHQSMVLEGSQLSQTATTLIKSELLADENVDYQFKNTYCDEDDYALLPIHPWQANYLLQQPQIQQLIKQEILQDLGLVGRAYQPTSSIRTVYHPDAAFMLKLSLNIKITNSVRTNLYKELERSLEVHQILTSEIGQRLYQRFPDFQIITDPAYITLKIDGVAVDGFSTILRENPFLNNPLTDATCVVALCQDSILGNGSRLARIIEELAQQENRSTEAVSLDWCNRYLQIYLEPILWLYFTYGIGLEAHQQNSVVQLKDGYPERFFYRDNQGYYYRRSCHQLLDHILPGISQKSETICDDEVIDERLTYYLFFNNLFGLINAFGVAGLIDEKLLLGELRNILGKYSEHSLVNNLLSQSQLLCKANLLTRFHNLDELVGPVSTQSVYVAVDNPLM
- a CDS encoding pyridoxal phosphate-dependent decarboxylase family protein, with translation MVIISRSSALPFPQGGAKTQRKKFDELFVAGGSLREAIACAGEVLIDCFATQGKPYSGRSPQELSRTIADIAVCPDEGVGLRQVLAEVGEKIIKHSVVVTHPTCMAHLHCPPLLPAVAAEVLISGTNQSLDSWDQSPAATVLEQQVVNWLCASFGYDAGADGIFTSGGTQSNFMGLLLARDAYAHRQLNWCVQQQGLPPEAQRFRILCSQVAHFTISQAASLLGLGQQAVVAVETDSDYQLCAADVEQKLEQLQQQDLLPIALVATAGTTDFGSIDKLPELAACAEKYGLWFHVDAAFGGALVMSDRHRDKLDGIALADSITVDFHKLFYQPISCGAFLVKQHQNFDLIKLHADYLNPETNEIASIPDLVTKSIQTTKRFDALKLFVSLRTLGRRQFADMIDTTIELAKETANLIDAEPALELANNPTINAVVFRYLPSETPAHLDSTTWANQINSHIRMSLLQQGIAVIAQTKIGQLTYLKFTLLNPQTAIADIQEVLNSITTIGEKHLFHPQESQEGLSL